TTTCGAACAGCGCCAACCAGACGGGGGCTGTAAGCATATCCGACGTGTCGACCTCGAGATCCGCACAGGACTCGTACCAGCTCCAGACGGAGCCTTCATTCGCTAAAGGAGATGACTCAAATTGTTTCGTGAGCCAGTAGAGCCACGAAGTTCATGAGGGGCTGCAACAGTATTTTTATACGGTCACAACGGCTTTTTACAGACATGGCTCTCGAAGAGACCGTCGATTATCTCGCTGAAGAATTCGGTCTCGAGCGAAGTAAGCACGTTCGAGAAGTCGGCGAATCGGTTGCAGAGCTTCGAGATTGAGTCGATCACATCACGACTCAAGGAATTTAGACCCAATTAGGCACTTGCAGGAGCACTGTCAGCATGTCCATCCTCGAGCAGCGGATAGTCGATATGCATCTCGATTCGGTCGAAGGGAACGACTGGTTGCATCGCTCCCCCAGGCCCGCCCTCCTCGAGCGAAAGGACGCCGAGAACCTCGAGTTGCTTGAGATCGGAGTGAACGTCAGAGACGTCACGATCGACGAGGCGGGCGGCCTCGCGCATACTCGTTGGATTCTGTTTTGCAATTGCCTGAATCAACTCGAGGCGAAGCGGTGTAAGATTCGCAACGAGGTCGTCATAGGTTCCAAACTGGAGGATCGACCGTTCATCGCCCTCACCTGCGGTTCCGTCTTCTGCATCCGCAACGAACTGCAGTGTGTCCTCGCGAAGCTGTTCTCGATCGCCGACTGTGATGTGTAGCGTGGTCATGATGTGGGGTGCTTGTTGGTTATCAGTAGGGTCGAGTTGGACCGCCGTCGACGGCGTCTCAGTATTCATCTGCGTTGGCACAGAACCTGGCGAGTAATGCTTCCATCCCAGGGAACTCAACATCTGTGTCCCCTGCAGCGGTGTGAAGTTCGTGGCCTTTCGTATCCTCGTGAGCGTTGTCGTATCGGATGAGCGTTAGATCCTCTAGCGTTCCAAGGTGGAGCGTATACTTCCACCCGGATGGGTACGTATCTGTGTCAGTCGTCCGTCGAATGACGACATTCTCAGCCAGTCCGGATTCAACGTGCGTATACCGATGTGTGAGTTCTTGGCCCATCCACTATGTGTTGGGAAGGGGGCCAACAACAGAACTGTGTTGGGGAAGGCCCCAACAGATCAATGAGAGAATCTTGAAAGCCGTCGACAGAGTGTTTTGTAGCCTCGTGAGGGGTGACGAGGCGAACAGACAGTTGCCTCGTCAGAGTAAGATGGCTATAAACGAGATATTCAGCAGTCACTTCAGTCGAGAGACAGCGCAAACAACGCGATCGACGACATTGACGGAACACTCAAGCCCATCGCTCGAAAGTGACCAGTAAGAAACGGGCGATCCTCGTGATTTTCGTGGCCCTTATGCTGGTTCTCGCCGGGTGTGCAGGTGAGACGGATGGGGACGGAAATGGGAACGGGGCTGACGGCGGACTCGGGCCCGATGGAGATAGCGTCGATGATTCTGCAGATGACGATGGCGGTGACGATGATTCAGACGGGGAACCAGACGATGGCGACCAGGAGACGATTGACGATAATGAAGAGACAGCAGACTCCTCGACGTTGGCCGACTCGCTAACGGTAGCTGAGTGGAATGTCGAGGGCGTTTCGCCGGATGAAGAGTACGTTGTGCTCGAGAATACAGGGGAGAAAGCCATCGATTTCTCGGGATTCGAACTTCGTGATCGCGAAGGTGTCCAGATCGATAGCGGTCTCTCGGCATTTGTCTTCCCCACTGATTTCGTCCTCGAATCAGGTGCCACCGTTACGATCTGGACTGGCGAGGGTGACGCTACAGCGAGTGACCTCTACTGGGGCTATGGCGTCAACATTTGGAGGAGAAGCGGTGACGTCGTGACGTTAGTTGATCAGAACGGAGAAATCGTCTTCGAACACGCCTACGGCGACCAAGCCAGTGATGATACAGACGACTCCGACACGGCAGAGGACTCGGAACCGGACGACTCAGATTCAGAGCCTGCCTATATTGACGGTGAACTCGAGATCCACCATATCGATGTTGGGCAAACAGATGCGACGTTGCTCATTACGCCAGCAGGAGAGACAATCCTGATCGATAGCGGGGATTGGCCACAGGACGGGGCGGACGTGATTGCCTATCTCGAGGACCAGGGCGTCGATCGGATCGATCACTTGGTGGCAACCCACGGACACGCAGATCATATCGGTGGCCACGCGGCCGTGATCAAATACTACGAAACCGAAAAAGATGGTATCGGCGCTGCCTACGATCCCGGCGTCCTATCCGAATCCGCTACGTACAACAACTATCTCGATGCCGTCGACGAGGACGACGTCGATCTGTTCGTCGTCGAGGAGGGTGATGAGTTGCCAATCGACGATACCGTATCGGCCACAGTGTTGAACCCACCCGAAGGCCATTCCGGCGGAGATTTCAACGATTTCGGAATCGTGTTAGCGTTCGAGTTCGGTGACGTCCGGTATCTCGCGACGGGCGACATTGAAGAAGGGATGGAAGCACGGTTGGTCGACGAGCGGGGGAGCCAGCTCGAGGCCGACGTTTACAAGGTCGGTCACCACGGGTCGGCTTCCTCCTCAACCGAGGCGTTCATGGACGCCGTTGACCCAGAGATCGGGATCATCTCGAGTGCGTACGATTCTCAGTACGGCCACCCACACGATGAGGTACTCGAGCGCCTTGCCGACTATGGTATCGAAACGTACTGGACGGGTGTGCATGGCGATATCGTCGTGACGACCGATGGAGAGACGATCGAGGTGGAATCCAGCGACGCGTTCTCGAGTGATCCACTCGAACTCCTTGAGGAGAAACCGAGTGATAACGACGAGGAGGAAACGAGTTCGATTACTGCTTAGCCCCTGTTTGATGACGTTCAAGCGCCTGTACTCGGATGATGAGGATGGATGGAACGTACACCGGCGTCGTTGATCGAATCGTCAACGGTGAGACAGCGGTGATCTTGCTCGAGGAAGACGGTGAAGTGGTCGACCAACTCGATCTACCCGTCGATCGGGTGCCAGAACGGGCACGGAACGACGGTGGCGTGGTGTCCGTAATGCTCGAGACCGGAGAAGTAGATTCGATCGCGTATTTCCCTGACGAAACACGGCGACGCCGTGAGTCCGCACAGTCAAAATTGGATCGACTGTCAAAGCGGCTCTCCGATCGAGAGGAGTAGTTGGAGTCATCATAACTGATGCGGTACTACATTGTGGCTCGAGGCTGCAATCAGGAGTCAGGCTTGTAGAAAATGTCGGTCAGAGGGCACTGATAGGATGAAAGTCTGCTAAGGCCTCAGCGCATGGATGAACGAATGGGGCAGCAAAGGCTGCAACTAGATAGCACAAAAGCGCGTGGCACTGAACCCATCAACCTAACATCGGAAATAGTGGGGTGGGTGGGTCCCTCAGTATCCTGAATCCGTTCCATTGATTCTGGGGCTGGAGAAACACTCCGCCCAGTACCTCGAGACCCGCACAGGACTCGTTCCGGCTCCAGATGGGACCTTCCTTTCGGTGACTAAGACTACTGAATACTCGCTCAAGACGGTTTGTGACCCCGAAAGGGGTGACGGGGTGAACAGACAGTTGCCTCATCGGGAAAATGGCTACAAACGAGATATTCAGCAGTCACTTCACTCGAGAAACAGATGTGTCAAGATCGAGTATCAGGACGGCGATGACCTGGTGACCCTAAAGCGCCCCAGTCGGACGAAATACGATCCAAGCCCAGAGCCCGGAAACGGTCGTGCAGCCGTCTCTCCGCAGATTGACCTCTGCCCTGACGGTTTGGGTGTATCAGCGTTGTTATTCTCGTGGAGCACCAATCAAATACTACTTCAATGCTGGGCTATGCCTGTATGAATCTCACGTTGAGAGAGCGCAACCCACCGCTACGATGCAATCGTGGAATGCAACGGAAGACTTGGGAGTCACGGGGCCCGGACTATGCCTCCGAACTCGCTGTTCAGAACTTCTCCGACCTGTACGAGATTTTGCGCTGGAACGTAGACCACGACATCTACTTCTATCGCTGTACGTCGGAGTTGGTACCGTGGAACTCCCAGTTCGAACTGGCCGACCTGCCGGACTACGATGAAATTACCCGAATCGCCGACGAATGTGGCCGACTTATTCGAGACAACGACGTGCGATTTACGTTTCATCCGAGTCACTGGTGCAAGCTCGCCAGCGAGTCAGCGGAGACCGTCGATAACTCGATTCGCGACCTCGAAGTCCACGGCTCGTGGCTCGACTTGATCGGTCTTCCTCAAACGCCGTACTACAGCATCAACGTCCACATCGGAGCCCACTACAACGACAAGGAGGCAACGGCCGCTCGTTTCCGGGAGGCCGTGAACCGCCTCTCGCCCGCTGCCCGCAAACGCCTGACCGTCGAGAACGACGACAAAGAAGGGCTCTGGAGCGTCCCCGAGCTAGTCGAGGTAGTCGCAGAACCGCTCGACGTTCCCATCGTCTTCGACTACCATCACCACCAGTTCACGAGTCGGGGGCTTACGTACAGGGAGGCCTTCGAGCTGGCCGCGCAAACGTGGGGCGACGTGCTGCCGATTGCTCACTACTCAGAGCCTGCACGGCTGCACGGGGAGGACGCACGTGCTCAGGCACACGCCGAGTACGTCTCTTCGATTCCGGACTGGCTTCTCGATGGCGCGGACGTGATGCTCGAAGCCAAGTCGAAGGAGCGAGCGTTGCTTCGGTACCGAGACGGAACGGAACCCATCGTCGGTAGGTCGTAGCCGGGAACGCATCCCCGTTCTAACAGTGTATTCAGTGGAAAAGGTACGAAATAATCGAATCTTCCCGTGATGTATACATCCTTTGGATACTACACGCTGCTTTTACCAGTTGACGTATGGGTCAGACTCTATTATGTTACGTCGCCTACCTGCCTTGAGCAACCACTTCCACAGATTGATCTGGATATTGTGCTACCATGGTGCTATTCATTTAGTAATAACTGAATGATCTCTCTGGCTCCGAGGCCACTGTCAATACACGAGTTTCTGACCGGAACAAAGACAGTATACGCGTGTCTCGTGACAGGCATGGCACAAACCGTCGATGAACTACGAAATGCAATCAGGGTAGCGGTAGGTCGATTTGAACGAGAGGGATCGCCAGTGTTCACGAAAGAGGACCTCGAAGCAGTTTGTGATACAGTGGGGTATGAGATTGATACGAGCGGGCGTCTGCCTCCGAAAGCAGAAATGAGGGCAGGCATCTTGTGGAAAATCGGTGTTGTAGAAGAGGCTAATCTGGAAGCAGCACCATCATCGTTCCGAAAAGATGAGCTGGAAGCGATCATGGCAGCTGTTCAGTAGGTTTGGAGATCGGTTGTGGATTCATTGATGAGGTCGGGGAACCCAGTGAATGATCCATTTCCCGGGGCTTTAACTCGGGGATGTTCACCAGCGTCCGAAAGTTGGTCTCATTGGAGTAGGTCCACCTCATAGTCAGCAGCTAGCACCTGGAACTCATTCCACTCAGGAAGGCGGTCGCTGTCGACGATCGAACGATCACACTCGAGACGCAGAACAAACAATGCGAACGACGATATCGTGCCCTGAGTGCGGTGGAGGCCTCCTCCCAGCGACCACGAAACACGCTGTCGAGAGTGTGGCTCGATCGTCGATGAAGACCTCCTCGATTACGGATCGGGGTGGTTCGACTTACCTGAGAACTCGAGCTAGCGTCGAACGGGTACTTCGCTCACAGCAGGTCGACAAGAACGTAGACATTCTCCTTGATTCCGAGTAATCGGGGTTGAGACCGGCGTCCTCTGGGAACCCGTTTTCTTCTCGGGAAATTGTGGCCTCGCCCTTGCATTCAGATAAAAATGGAAGTTGAGACGGAGAAACAAACAGCTGTAGAGAATTACAAAATTTCCTGTGGAGGATTTAACATTTGGGCCACCGTGTGCAGTGATGCATGTCAATGAAAGCGTTCGTAATGGACGGCATCGGGGAAACCGGGTTAACCGAAAAAGAGCGTCCCGAGTTCGGGCCGGGTGATGCTATCCTCAAGCCCACGAAGGGACTTATTTGTACGTCAGACTGTCACACTGTCCACGGTGCAATCGGGGATCGAGAAAACCTCACCCTTGGACACGAAGTAGTCGGCGTCGTTGAAGAAGTGGGAGAAGGTGTCACTGATTTCAAATCCGGAGATCGCGTGGCTGTCGGTGCGATTACACCGGATTGGAGTTCCGAAGAAGCACAAGACGGTCACCCATCCCAGTCAAAAGGCGCGTTAGGCGGGTGGAAATTCGCAAATGTCAAGGATGGAACGTTCGCCGAGTACGTTCACGTGAACGATGCCGATGGAAACCTTGCACACATACCCGACGAGGTAAGCGATCACGAGGCGTTGTACACGACGGATATGATGTCCACGGGATTCGCCGCGGCGGAAAACGCAGACATCCCAATCGGTGGAACGGTCGCGATATTTGCACAGGGCCCGGTTGGATTGATGGCAACCAAAGGAGCGTCTCTACAGGGGGCAGGAACAATCATCGCCGTTGAAACCGTCCCAAAACGAAAAGAACTCGCTCGAGAGTACGGTGCTGACCACGTCGTCGATTTCGCAGAAACAGATGCGGTGGAAGAGATAATGGACGTGACTGACGGGGTGGGCGTCGATGCTGCTATCGAAGCCCTCGGCAGTGATCAAACGTTACAGGATGCT
The DNA window shown above is from Natronosalvus amylolyticus and carries:
- a CDS encoding transcriptional regulator, with amino-acid sequence MTTLHITVGDREQLREDTLQFVADAEDGTAGEGDERSILQFGTYDDLVANLTPLRLELIQAIAKQNPTSMREAARLVDRDVSDVHSDLKQLEVLGVLSLEEGGPGGAMQPVVPFDRIEMHIDYPLLEDGHADSAPASA
- a CDS encoding toxin-antitoxin system TumE family protein, yielding MGQELTHRYTHVESGLAENVVIRRTTDTDTYPSGWKYTLHLGTLEDLTLIRYDNAHEDTKGHELHTAAGDTDVEFPGMEALLARFCANADEY
- a CDS encoding MBL fold metallo-hydrolase, encoding MTSKKRAILVIFVALMLVLAGCAGETDGDGNGNGADGGLGPDGDSVDDSADDDGGDDDSDGEPDDGDQETIDDNEETADSSTLADSLTVAEWNVEGVSPDEEYVVLENTGEKAIDFSGFELRDREGVQIDSGLSAFVFPTDFVLESGATVTIWTGEGDATASDLYWGYGVNIWRRSGDVVTLVDQNGEIVFEHAYGDQASDDTDDSDTAEDSEPDDSDSEPAYIDGELEIHHIDVGQTDATLLITPAGETILIDSGDWPQDGADVIAYLEDQGVDRIDHLVATHGHADHIGGHAAVIKYYETEKDGIGAAYDPGVLSESATYNNYLDAVDEDDVDLFVVEEGDELPIDDTVSATVLNPPEGHSGGDFNDFGIVLAFEFGDVRYLATGDIEEGMEARLVDERGSQLEADVYKVGHHGSASSSTEAFMDAVDPEIGIISSAYDSQYGHPHDEVLERLADYGIETYWTGVHGDIVVTTDGETIEVESSDAFSSDPLELLEEKPSDNDEEETSSITA
- a CDS encoding DUF3006 domain-containing protein, with translation MDGTYTGVVDRIVNGETAVILLEEDGEVVDQLDLPVDRVPERARNDGGVVSVMLETGEVDSIAYFPDETRRRRESAQSKLDRLSKRLSDREE
- the uvsE gene encoding UV DNA damage repair endonuclease UvsE, translating into MLGYACMNLTLRERNPPLRCNRGMQRKTWESRGPDYASELAVQNFSDLYEILRWNVDHDIYFYRCTSELVPWNSQFELADLPDYDEITRIADECGRLIRDNDVRFTFHPSHWCKLASESAETVDNSIRDLEVHGSWLDLIGLPQTPYYSINVHIGAHYNDKEATAARFREAVNRLSPAARKRLTVENDDKEGLWSVPELVEVVAEPLDVPIVFDYHHHQFTSRGLTYREAFELAAQTWGDVLPIAHYSEPARLHGEDARAQAHAEYVSSIPDWLLDGADVMLEAKSKERALLRYRDGTEPIVGRS
- a CDS encoding zinc-binding dehydrogenase, which gives rise to MKAFVMDGIGETGLTEKERPEFGPGDAILKPTKGLICTSDCHTVHGAIGDRENLTLGHEVVGVVEEVGEGVTDFKSGDRVAVGAITPDWSSEEAQDGHPSQSKGALGGWKFANVKDGTFAEYVHVNDADGNLAHIPDEVSDHEALYTTDMMSTGFAAAENADIPIGGTVAIFAQGPVGLMATKGASLQGAGTIIAVETVPKRKELAREYGADHVVDFAETDAVEEIMDVTDGVGVDAAIEALGSDQTLQDAIKVVKSGGTVSNVGYHGDGEYRHIPREEWGVGMAEISIVTDLCPGGRLRIKRLLRLLENDRVDPTKMTTHEFEFDEIEEAFRMMDEKADDIIKPLIHFE